From Nycticebus coucang isolate mNycCou1 chromosome 6, mNycCou1.pri, whole genome shotgun sequence, the proteins below share one genomic window:
- the LOC128589052 gene encoding CGG triplet repeat-binding protein 1-like, with protein MEQFVVTAPPARNRSKPALYVTPLDQVSEFGGELHEYGGKLFCTSCNVVLNRVRKSAISDHLKSKIHTKRKAEFEEQNVRKKQRPLTASLQGNSTAQTEKVSVIQDFVKMCLEANIPLEKADHPAVRAFLSRHVKNGGSIPKSDQLQRAYLPDGYENENQLLNSQDC; from the coding sequence ATGGAACAATTTGTGGTAACAGCACCACCTGCTAGAAACCGTTCTAAGCCTGCATTGTATGTGACTCCCCTGGATCAAGTCTCTGAGTTTGGAGGTGAGCTTCATGAATATGGAGGAAAACTTTTCTGCACTTCTTGCAATGTGGTTCTGAATCGTGTTCGCAAGTCTGCCATTAGTGACCATCTCAAGTCAAAGATTCATACCAAGAGGAAGGCAGAATTTGAAGAGCAGAATGTGAGAAAGAAGCAGAGGCCCCTAACTGCATCTCTTCAGGGCAACAGTACTGCACAAACAGAGAAAGTCAGTGTTATCCAGGACTTTGTGAAAATGTGTCTGGAGGCCAATATCCCACTTGAGAAGGCTGATCACCCAGCAGTCCGTGCTTTCCTGTCTCGCCATGTGAAGAATGGAGGTTCCATACCTAAATCAGACCAGCTGCAGAGAGCCTATCTTCCTGATGGATATGAGAATGAAAATCAGCTCCTCAACTCACAAGATTGTTGA